One region of Corallincola holothuriorum genomic DNA includes:
- the rpoC gene encoding DNA-directed RNA polymerase subunit beta' translates to MKDLLKFLKQQGKTEEFDGIKIGLSSPDMIRSWSFGEVKKPETINYRTFKPERDGLFCARIFGPVKDYECLCGKYKRLKHRGVICEKCGVEVTLTKVRRERMAHIELASPVAHIWFLKSLPSRIGLMLDMTLRDIERVLYFESYVVTEPGMTTMERGQLLTEEQYLDSLEEFGDEFEAKMGAEAIKELLSDIELAPEVEAMREELASVTSETKRKKVTKRLKLMEAFLYSGNDPQWMIMTVLPVLPPDLRPLVPLDGGRFATSDLNDLYRRVINRNNRLKRLLDLAAPDIIVRNEKRMLQEAVDALLDNGRRGRAITGSNKRPLKSLADMIKGKQGRFRQNLLGKRVDYSGRSVITVGPTLKLHQCGLPKKMALELFKPFIYGKLEARGLATTIKAAKKMVEREVPEVWDVLDHVIREHPVLLNRAPTLHRLGIQAFEPVLIEGKAIQLHPLVCAAYNADFDGDQMAVHVPLTLEAQLEARALMMASNNILSPANGEPIIVPSQDVVLGLYYMTRAAVNAKGEGMLLTGPQEAEKVFRTGDASIHARVKVRITEYEVAENGEKIAKTSVKDTTIGRAMFYTVVPKGLAFELIDQPMGKKQISKLLNACYRELGLKDTVIFADQLMYTGFHYAMLSGTSVGVDDMEIPAAKADIIAACEAEVSEIQHQFDNGLVTAGEKYNKVIDIWTSANEKLSKAMMDNLKTDVVINRDGKEEEQPSFNSIFMMADSGARGSAAQIRQLAAMRGLMAKPDGSIIETPITANFREGLNVLQYFISTHGARKGLADTALKTANSGYLTRRLVDVAQDMVITSTDCGTEEGLTMKPLIEGGDVVEPLRERVLGRVLARDVLKPGTDEVLLARNTLLHEQECDFLEEHKIDEVEVRSVITCDNDHGVCAYCYGRDLARGHLINYGEAVGVVAAQSIGEPGTQLTMRTFHIGGAASRASAENSVQIKNDGTAKLHNAKFVINTDKKIVITSRSSEIAVIDDLGREKERYKVPYGAILSVKDGDKVAGNEVVATWDPHSHPMITERPVTVQFSDVEDANTEKQTDDLTGLTRMVVKDLAKANAKEPKLILKSENGDLQEVKLPSFTSIDVSDGQELQPGDVLARIPQESSKTRDITGGLPRVADLFEARKPKDPAILAEVSGVVSFGKETKGKRRLIITQDENGEPYEEMIHKWRQLNVFEGERVERGEVMADGPESPHDILRVRGVRAVANYIVNEVQDVYRLQGVKINDKHIEAIIRQMLRKCTIVSAGDTDFLEGEQMEVSRVKIANRELEAAGKSPATYEHELLGITKASLSTESFISAASFQETTRVLTEAAVSGKMDQLRGLKENVIVGRLIPAGTGFAYHSERQRKRLEAEVGVPQVSADDAEKALTDALNAEVLSGDEE, encoded by the coding sequence GTGAAAGACTTACTCAAGTTTCTAAAGCAGCAGGGTAAAACCGAAGAGTTCGATGGCATTAAGATTGGCCTGTCGTCTCCGGATATGATCCGCAGCTGGTCTTTCGGCGAAGTTAAAAAGCCGGAAACTATCAACTACCGTACGTTCAAGCCAGAGCGTGACGGTCTGTTCTGTGCCCGCATTTTTGGTCCGGTAAAGGACTACGAATGTTTATGTGGCAAGTACAAGCGCCTTAAGCATCGCGGAGTGATCTGTGAGAAGTGTGGCGTCGAAGTAACACTGACCAAGGTTCGTCGTGAGCGTATGGCGCACATCGAACTGGCGAGTCCGGTTGCACATATCTGGTTCTTGAAGTCATTGCCGTCACGTATCGGTTTGATGCTGGATATGACGCTGCGCGATATTGAGCGTGTGCTCTATTTCGAATCTTATGTTGTGACCGAGCCGGGCATGACAACCATGGAGCGTGGTCAACTGCTGACAGAAGAGCAGTACCTCGATTCCTTGGAAGAGTTTGGTGACGAGTTCGAAGCCAAGATGGGTGCAGAAGCGATTAAGGAATTGCTGTCTGACATCGAGCTGGCACCTGAAGTAGAAGCGATGCGCGAAGAGTTGGCATCTGTCACTTCAGAAACCAAACGTAAGAAGGTTACAAAGCGTCTGAAGTTGATGGAAGCGTTCCTGTATTCAGGTAACGATCCACAGTGGATGATCATGACTGTATTGCCAGTTCTGCCACCGGACCTGCGTCCTTTGGTACCGCTGGATGGTGGCCGTTTCGCGACTTCAGATCTTAACGATCTTTATCGTCGTGTGATCAACCGTAACAACCGTTTGAAGCGCCTGCTGGATTTGGCTGCACCTGACATCATCGTACGTAACGAAAAGCGTATGTTGCAGGAAGCGGTAGATGCCCTGCTGGACAACGGCCGTCGTGGCCGCGCCATCACCGGCTCTAACAAACGTCCTCTGAAATCTTTGGCTGACATGATCAAAGGTAAGCAGGGTCGTTTCCGTCAGAACTTGCTCGGTAAGCGTGTTGATTACTCAGGCCGTTCAGTTATTACTGTTGGTCCTACGCTCAAACTTCACCAGTGTGGTTTGCCTAAGAAAATGGCACTGGAACTGTTCAAGCCATTTATTTACGGCAAGCTCGAAGCGCGTGGTTTAGCGACCACCATTAAAGCGGCCAAGAAGATGGTTGAGCGTGAAGTGCCGGAAGTATGGGATGTACTGGATCATGTGATCCGTGAACACCCAGTACTGTTGAACCGTGCACCGACCCTTCACCGTCTCGGTATTCAGGCATTTGAACCTGTGCTGATTGAAGGTAAAGCGATCCAGCTGCACCCATTGGTTTGTGCGGCTTATAACGCCGACTTCGATGGTGACCAGATGGCGGTACACGTACCGCTGACACTGGAAGCGCAATTAGAAGCCCGTGCCTTAATGATGGCTTCGAATAACATTCTTTCACCTGCCAACGGTGAGCCAATTATCGTTCCTTCTCAGGACGTTGTATTGGGTCTCTATTACATGACTCGCGCTGCGGTAAACGCAAAGGGCGAGGGCATGTTGCTGACAGGACCGCAGGAAGCAGAAAAAGTTTTCCGCACCGGTGACGCTTCTATTCATGCGCGCGTTAAAGTGCGTATCACTGAATACGAAGTGGCTGAGAATGGCGAGAAAATCGCCAAAACATCAGTCAAAGACACCACGATTGGTCGTGCGATGTTCTACACGGTCGTGCCTAAAGGCCTGGCATTTGAACTGATTGATCAACCAATGGGTAAGAAGCAGATCTCTAAGCTGCTTAATGCCTGTTACCGCGAATTGGGTCTGAAAGACACCGTTATTTTCGCTGACCAATTGATGTACACCGGTTTCCATTACGCCATGTTGTCAGGTACCTCGGTAGGTGTTGATGATATGGAGATCCCGGCGGCGAAAGCGGACATTATTGCCGCTTGTGAAGCTGAAGTGTCAGAGATCCAGCATCAGTTTGATAATGGTCTCGTTACCGCAGGTGAAAAATATAACAAGGTTATCGATATCTGGACCTCAGCCAACGAGAAGTTGTCTAAGGCGATGATGGATAACTTGAAGACTGATGTGGTTATTAACCGCGACGGTAAGGAAGAGGAACAACCCTCTTTCAACAGCATCTTTATGATGGCTGACTCCGGTGCGCGTGGTAGTGCCGCTCAGATCCGTCAGCTGGCAGCGATGCGTGGCTTGATGGCAAAACCGGACGGTTCAATTATTGAAACGCCAATTACTGCGAACTTCCGTGAAGGTTTGAACGTACTTCAGTACTTCATCTCAACTCACGGTGCGCGTAAAGGTTTGGCCGATACGGCATTGAAAACAGCGAACTCCGGTTACTTGACGCGCCGTTTGGTAGATGTGGCACAGGACATGGTTATCACCAGTACCGATTGTGGTACTGAAGAAGGCCTGACCATGAAGCCGCTGATTGAAGGTGGTGACGTTGTAGAGCCGTTGCGTGAACGTGTATTAGGGCGAGTATTGGCTCGCGACGTACTGAAGCCAGGTACTGACGAAGTGCTGTTGGCGCGCAACACGCTGCTGCATGAGCAGGAGTGTGACTTCCTCGAAGAGCATAAGATCGATGAAGTAGAAGTTCGTTCTGTTATTACCTGTGACAACGACCACGGTGTTTGTGCCTACTGTTATGGCCGTGACTTGGCTCGTGGCCACCTCATCAACTACGGCGAAGCCGTTGGTGTTGTTGCTGCGCAGTCAATTGGTGAGCCAGGTACACAGTTAACGATGCGTACCTTCCACATTGGTGGTGCAGCATCACGTGCGTCAGCTGAAAACAGCGTTCAGATTAAGAACGATGGTACCGCTAAGCTACACAACGCCAAGTTTGTAATTAACACCGATAAGAAGATTGTGATCACTTCACGTTCATCTGAAATCGCTGTGATTGACGATCTTGGTCGTGAGAAAGAGCGTTACAAGGTGCCTTACGGTGCGATCCTGTCTGTTAAAGATGGCGATAAAGTCGCAGGCAATGAAGTCGTTGCTACTTGGGACCCGCATTCACACCCAATGATCACAGAACGTCCGGTTACCGTTCAGTTCAGTGACGTTGAGGATGCAAACACCGAGAAGCAAACCGATGATTTGACCGGTTTGACCCGTATGGTGGTTAAAGACCTCGCAAAAGCTAACGCTAAAGAGCCGAAGCTTATCTTGAAGTCTGAGAATGGCGACCTGCAAGAAGTGAAGCTACCTAGCTTTACCTCTATTGATGTTTCAGATGGTCAAGAGCTACAGCCTGGTGATGTGCTTGCACGTATCCCGCAGGAGAGCTCAAAGACGCGAGATATTACCGGTGGTCTACCGCGTGTTGCCGACCTGTTCGAAGCACGTAAGCCGAAAGATCCAGCTATTTTGGCGGAAGTCAGTGGTGTGGTGTCGTTTGGTAAAGAGACGAAAGGTAAGCGACGTCTGATCATCACTCAGGATGAGAATGGCGAACCGTACGAAGAGATGATCCATAAGTGGCGTCAGCTTAACGTATTCGAAGGTGAGCGCGTTGAGCGTGGTGAAGTGATGGCCGATGGTCCTGAATCACCGCACGATATCCTGCGTGTTCGCGGTGTTCGAGCTGTAGCTAACTACATCGTGAATGAGGTTCAGGACGTTTATCGTCTTCAGGGTGTGAAGATCAACGATAAGCATATCGAAGCGATCATTCGTCAGATGTTGCGTAAGTGCACCATCGTTAGTGCCGGTGACACCGATTTCCTTGAAGGCGAGCAGATGGAAGTGTCCCGCGTTAAGATCGCAAACCGCGAACTTGAAGCGGCTGGCAAGTCACCTGCTACCTACGAACATGAGTTGTTAGGTATCACTAAGGCATCGTTGTCGACAGAGTCGTTTATCTCTGCGGCATCGTTCCAGGAAACAACACGCGTACTCACTGAAGCAGCGGTATCTGGCAAAATGGACCAGTTACGCGGCTTGAAAGAGAACGTGATTGTAGGCCGCTTGATCCCTGCAGGTACCGGTTTTGCTTACCATAGCGAGCGTCAGCGCAAGCGTTTGGAAGCGGAAGTGGGCGTGCCTCAGGTCAGCGCCGATGATGCAGAAAAAGCACTGACAGATGCTCTAAATGCCGAAGTTCTTTCCGGTGATGAAGAGTAA
- the rpsL gene encoding 30S ribosomal protein S12: MATINQLVRKPRKKPVTKSNVPALEACPQKRGVCTRVYTTTPKKPNSALRKVCRVRLTNGFEVTSYIGGEGHNLQEHSVVLIRGGRVKDLPGVRYHTVRGALDTAGVSDRRQGRSKYGAKRPKS, encoded by the coding sequence ATGGCAACTATTAATCAGTTGGTTCGCAAGCCACGCAAAAAGCCTGTTACTAAGAGTAACGTGCCTGCGTTGGAAGCGTGTCCACAGAAGCGTGGTGTGTGCACTCGTGTATACACAACTACACCTAAGAAGCCGAACTCAGCATTACGTAAAGTATGTCGTGTTCGTCTGACTAACGGTTTCGAAGTGACTTCGTACATCGGTGGTGAAGGTCATAACCTTCAGGAACACAGTGTTGTTCTTATCCGTGGCGGTCGTGTTAAAGATTTGCCAGGTGTGCGTTATCACACCGTACGTGGTGCTCTTGATACCGCTGGCGTTAGCGACCGTCGTCAAGGTCGTTCTAAGTACGGCGCTAAGCGGCCTAAGTCTTAA
- the rpsG gene encoding 30S ribosomal protein S7, which produces MPRRRVVGQRKVLPDPKYGNEIITKFINVVMLDGKKSIAEKIVYGALESASEKSGKDPLDIFETALDNVRPTVEVKSRRVGGSTYQVPVEVRPVRRNTLAMRWLVEAARKRGEKDMAKRLAGELADAAENKGTAVKKREDVHRMADANKAFAHYRW; this is translated from the coding sequence ATGCCAAGAAGACGCGTTGTTGGTCAGCGTAAAGTATTACCTGATCCTAAGTACGGAAATGAAATCATTACTAAGTTCATCAACGTAGTAATGCTTGATGGTAAGAAATCAATCGCCGAAAAGATCGTTTACGGCGCATTGGAGTCTGCCTCTGAAAAATCTGGTAAAGATCCGCTCGACATTTTTGAGACGGCTTTGGATAACGTTCGCCCAACTGTGGAAGTTAAAAGTCGCCGTGTAGGTGGCTCAACTTACCAGGTACCGGTAGAAGTTCGTCCAGTACGTCGCAATACATTGGCGATGCGTTGGTTAGTTGAGGCTGCGCGTAAGCGTGGCGAAAAAGATATGGCTAAGCGTCTGGCTGGCGAGTTAGCTGATGCTGCAGAGAATAAAGGCACTGCAGTGAAAAAGCGTGAAGATGTTCACCGTATGGCTGATGCAAACAAAGCGTTTGCTCACTATCGCTGGTAG
- the fusA gene encoding elongation factor G, which yields MARTTPIERYRNIGIVAHVDAGKTTTTERVLFYTGLSHKIGEVHDGAATMDWMEQEQERGITITSAATTTFWRGMEAQFPEHRVNIIDTPGHVDFTIEVERSLRVLDGAVVVFCGASGVEPQSETVWRQADKYAVPRMVFVNKMDRAGADFLRVVNQIKDRLGATPVPIQLNIGAEENFKGVVDLIKMKAINWNEEDQGMTFTYDPIPEDLQDLAEEYREQMIEAAAEASEEMMDKYLNDGELTEEEIKSGLRARTLSNEIVLATCGSAFKNKGVQAVLDAVVDFMPAPIDVPAITGIDDNEQEVARPADDNAPFAALAFKIATDPFVGTLTFFRCYSGIVNTGDAVYNSVKQKRERFGRIVQMHSKDRKEIKEVRAGDIAAAIGLKDVTTGDTLCDSAHKVVLERMEFPEPVISVAVEPRTQADQEKMGIALGKLAAEDPSFRVHTDEESGQTIISGMGELHLDIIIDRMKREFSVECNVGKPQVAYRETIRKAVEVEGKFVRQSGGRGQFGHVWLRLEPMDIEADETYEFVNEIVGGVVPKEFIPAVDKGVQEQMQNGVVAGYPVLGVKCSLYDGSYHDVDSSEMAFKIAGSMAFRNGAIDAGAVLLEPMMKVEVTTPEDFMGDVVGDLNRRRGMIEGMDDGVAGVKLVRAQVPLSEMFGYATDLRSQTQGRASYSMEFLKYAEVPGNVASSIIEARR from the coding sequence ATGGCTCGTACAACCCCCATTGAGCGCTACCGCAATATTGGTATTGTAGCTCACGTTGATGCCGGTAAGACGACCACCACCGAACGCGTACTTTTCTATACAGGTCTTTCACATAAGATCGGTGAGGTACATGACGGTGCCGCAACTATGGACTGGATGGAGCAAGAACAGGAGCGTGGTATTACTATCACCTCTGCGGCTACCACCACGTTCTGGCGCGGTATGGAAGCGCAGTTCCCAGAGCATCGCGTCAATATCATTGATACCCCTGGACACGTTGACTTCACGATTGAAGTTGAACGTTCTTTGCGTGTACTCGATGGTGCTGTTGTGGTTTTTTGTGGTGCATCGGGTGTTGAACCACAGTCAGAGACGGTATGGCGTCAAGCAGACAAATACGCAGTTCCGCGTATGGTGTTTGTGAATAAGATGGACCGTGCCGGCGCCGATTTCCTCCGTGTTGTAAATCAGATTAAAGATCGTTTGGGAGCAACGCCTGTACCTATTCAGCTGAATATCGGAGCTGAAGAGAACTTCAAGGGTGTTGTTGACCTAATTAAGATGAAAGCCATTAACTGGAATGAAGAAGACCAGGGTATGACTTTCACTTACGATCCTATTCCTGAAGATCTACAGGATCTGGCGGAAGAGTATCGTGAGCAGATGATCGAAGCGGCAGCTGAAGCTTCAGAAGAGATGATGGATAAGTATCTCAATGATGGCGAGCTGACTGAAGAAGAGATCAAGAGCGGGCTGCGCGCACGCACCTTAAGTAATGAAATTGTCTTAGCCACTTGTGGCTCAGCGTTCAAGAATAAGGGTGTACAGGCAGTGCTGGACGCAGTGGTTGATTTCATGCCTGCGCCGATCGATGTACCTGCAATTACAGGTATCGATGACAACGAACAGGAAGTTGCTCGTCCTGCGGATGACAACGCCCCGTTTGCTGCCTTGGCATTTAAGATCGCGACAGACCCTTTTGTGGGCACCTTGACCTTTTTTCGCTGCTATTCTGGCATCGTTAACACCGGCGATGCAGTTTACAACTCGGTTAAACAGAAACGTGAACGCTTCGGGCGTATCGTACAGATGCACTCGAAAGATCGAAAAGAGATTAAAGAAGTTCGTGCTGGTGACATCGCGGCGGCCATTGGCCTTAAGGATGTGACCACAGGCGATACCCTGTGCGATTCGGCTCACAAAGTGGTGCTTGAACGTATGGAGTTCCCTGAGCCAGTGATCTCTGTGGCTGTTGAGCCAAGAACACAGGCTGATCAGGAAAAAATGGGGATTGCGCTGGGCAAACTGGCGGCTGAAGATCCCTCTTTCCGTGTCCATACAGATGAAGAGTCTGGTCAGACTATTATTTCTGGTATGGGTGAACTTCATCTCGACATCATTATTGACCGCATGAAGCGGGAATTCAGTGTTGAGTGTAACGTTGGTAAACCACAAGTCGCTTACCGTGAAACTATCCGCAAAGCAGTGGAAGTGGAAGGCAAGTTTGTTCGCCAATCCGGTGGGAGAGGGCAGTTTGGCCATGTTTGGCTACGCCTTGAACCAATGGATATTGAAGCGGATGAAACCTATGAATTCGTTAATGAAATTGTAGGTGGTGTGGTGCCGAAGGAATTTATTCCTGCGGTGGACAAAGGCGTACAAGAGCAGATGCAGAACGGCGTTGTTGCCGGCTATCCTGTGCTTGGCGTTAAGTGTTCATTGTATGATGGTTCTTATCATGATGTTGACTCTTCTGAAATGGCATTTAAGATTGCCGGTTCAATGGCGTTTAGAAATGGCGCGATTGACGCCGGTGCAGTTCTTCTTGAGCCTATGATGAAGGTCGAGGTAACGACTCCGGAAGACTTCATGGGTGACGTGGTTGGTGATTTAAACCGACGTCGCGGCATGATTGAGGGCATGGATGACGGTGTTGCAGGCGTAAAGCTTGTACGTGCCCAGGTACCACTGTCGGAAATGTTCGGGTACGCAACTGATTTGCGTTCACAAACTCAAGGTCGTGCATCGTATTCGATGGAATTCCTCAAGTACGCTGAAGTACCTGGGAATGTTGCATCTAGCATCATCGAAGCACGCCG